One uncultured Carboxylicivirga sp. genomic window, ACTAATAAGGAATGATTGAATATTGTGCGCTGGCATCAGGCAGTAATGGTAACTGCTATTATGTGGGAAATGAGAATGAAGCTGTTTTGATTGATGCAGGTATCAGCCATAAGCAAGTACTGAAACGCATGAAGGAGGTTGGCCTGAAGATTGAAAAGGTTAAGGCTGTATTGATTTCGCATGAGCATTCCGATCATATCAGAGGTTTAAGAGTTCTATCCGATTTGCATAAGATCGATGCTTATCTTACCAAAACTACTCAAAGCAAAACCCGTGTTCATCATCAACCCTTTAAGGTAAATGTGTTTGAGCCCGGTGATGTTATTGAGGTAGGTAATATAAAAGTACATTCATTTGCTAAAAAACACGATGCCATTGATCCGTGCAGTTTCAGGGTAGAGCTGAACGGAAAAAGCATAGGCGTGATGACCGATATAGGAACGGCTTGCAGTAATGTAAAGGATCACTTACAAAAGTGTCATGCCGTTTTTCTGGAGAGCAATTACGATGAGGAAATGCTACTGAATGGTCCGTATCCTGTTCATTTAAAAAGCAGGGTTAAATCTGATCATGGTCACCTTAGTAACGATCAGGCTGTAAAGGTGGTTGATAAATTAAAGGATACACCTTTGAAAACCATTTTGTTATCACATATCTCAGCAGATAATAACCGACCGGATATTGCACTGAAAACTTTTCAGGTAGTGAGTGACCGATACCAGATATTTGCTACTTCGCGATATGCTCCAACAGAGGTATTTAGATTAGAACCGGGATCAGAAGTTCAGGAAAAGGCTGATCAGCTTAGTTTGTTTTAATAAAAAGGGTCGCTGTTCTGCAACAACGACCCAATCGAGTATCTACTTTCAAGTGTATTAACAATAGCTACAGGTTGTTGCTAATACCTTTTATTAAAAGTAATCCCCAATGGTCAGCAAATTCATATCAGGGTTTGGTTAACCCAAATTGTTTTTGCTTTCAGAATACGGAATTATTCTTGTGCACTGTATACGGTAGTTCTGGATTAAAGTTGTCGGATCAGGTAATTTATATTGTTGCAATGGTATTCTCAATGATGTATTTCTTTAAAAAATGTGTTTAAAGAAATCAAGATGCAGAACTTATTTTCTTTGCTATAGATAGTTAGCGTATTTGAAAATGAAATGAAAAGCAAATAGATTGGAAAATGAATATTTCAATCGTACATGTTTTATTTATCTATAACTTCGGCAAAAATCTTATCCAATGAAGAAAGAAGGCACATCCTATGGAATCTTTCTGATGTTACTTTCGGTAATAGCCTTTGCTATTATGGCAACACTGGTGAAATCAATGGCGCATGTCAGTACATTTGTAACCGTATTTGTCCGTTTTTCAGTGGGAGTAGGTATTTTGGGTATTTTGGCACTGTTTCGCAAAATTGATCTGAAATTTGTCCGGAGTCCTCTTTTGCTCTTAAGAGGTATATCAGGTGCCATTTCGGTAGCGTTGTTTTACTTTGCAATTGTAAAAATTGGAATGGGAAAAGGATCTGTCTACTCTTATTCATATCCTGTTTTTGCCACATTGCTAAGTGCCATCGTATTAAAAGAAAAAGTAAGTACAGCCAAATGGATCTTAATTTTGTCAGCCTTTGCTGGCATAGTATTGGTGTCGTTAAAGTTTAGTGAGGGCGACTCGGGTTGGAGCTTTGGTTTTTACGATATTCTGGCCATCTGTAGTGCCTTCACCAACGCCATTTCTATTCTGATTGTAAAAAAGCTGCATGGAACGGATAGTTCATACGCCATATTTTTTGCTCAGAGCATTGTCGGGTTCTGGATATTCCTGATTCCGGCAAATATACCTGAATTAACAGGTCCGGTGTCCGGTAGTTATGTGCTGATCATTATTGGGGTTTTCTCGGCTATGGCTCAATTATTAAATACCGAAGGTTATCGGCACGTATCCATTGCAACCGGATCACCTTTTCACATGTTGATTCCTATTGTTAATGTGTTGATTGGCGTGTTGGTATTTAACGAAGCTTTCAGTACCTTGGAAATGGCCGGAGCTTCACTGGCAGTATTGTCATGTCTTGGTATCATGCTTTTAAATATTAAAAAATAGTCAAATTACATATGTCAAAGGTTCTTTTGGTAACACCTCCATTAACTCAGTTAAATACTCCTTATCCGGCAACTCTCTATTTAAAAGGTTATTTCAATACGGTTGGAATTAACAGTCATCAATGCGATCTGGGTATTGAATTGATTGATGTGCTATTCTCATCAAAGGGTCTTGAAAGAGTATTTAGCATTGGAGAACAGGAGAATTCTAAATCAGAAGATGTTGCAAGAATGCTGGCCTTAAGAGATGAATATATCTCAGTTGTGGATGTAGTGATGAATTTTCTTCGCCAGCCAACAACGGAGCAGGCATACCTTATCTGCAATACTGATCTGTTACCACACGGTAGTCGTTTTGCTCAGCTCGATGATTTGGATTGGTTATTTGGCTCCATGGGATTGACCGATAAGGCTAAGCATTTATGTACTTTGTTTTTAGAGGATGTGGGCGATTTCATCACTACGGTGGTTGATTCAAATTTTGGTTTCTCACGCTATGCCGAGCGCCTGGGACGATCTGCCACAAGTTTTGATCATTTGTATGAAGCTCTGAATGCTCCACTTTCACTGATTGATGAGATAATGCTTGATTTGTTTTCAAAGCATTTAAAGCAATTTCCCTGTGATTTGGTGGCAATATCCATTCCTTTCCCGGGGAATCTGTTTGGAGCCTTGCGAATCGGTCAATGGATTAAGCAAAACCATCCTGAAATAAAAGTATCGTGGGGAGGAGGTTTTGTCAATACCGAGCTTCGGTCAGTGTCAGATCCCAGAGTCTTTGAGTTTGTTGATTTCATTACTTTGGATGATGGAGAAAAACCGTTACAACTTTTAAGTAAATATCTGGATGGGAAGCATCCTTTGGATGATCTGATGCGAACATTTATTTTGAAGGATGGAGTTGTAACTTACATTAATAATGAGGGGCAAAAAGACATTGCTCAAAAGGATACAGGTGCACCTGATTATACCGATTTGCCATTAGAAAAATATATTTCTGTTGTTGAGGTTGCGAACCCGATGTTTCGCTTGTGGAGTGACGGCCGGTGGTTGAAATTAACACTGGCTCATGGTTGCTATTGGGGGAAATGTACTTTCTGTGATGGTTCGCTGGATTATATCGGTCGTTACGAGCCAAACAGAGCAACCGATATTGTTGACCGTATGGAGCAATTGATGACTCAAACGGGTTTGAATGGTTTTCATTTTGTTGATGAAGCAGCTCCTCCGATGTTACTCAAGGAAGTTGCTTTGGAGCTATTGCGAAGAAAGCTAAAAGTAACCTGGTGGACCAATATTCGGTTTGAAAGAAGTTTTACAGCTGATGTGTGTCGCTTATTGAAGTTGAGTGGATGTATTGCGGTTTCCGGAGGTCTGGAAGTAGCATCTGATCGCATTCTGAAACTGATAAATAAAGGAGTTGATCTGTCTCAGGTAACAAATGTAACTTCAAACTTTGAAGAAGCCGGTATTATGGTTCATGCCTATCTGATGTATGGATTTCCAACTCAAACAATACAGGAAACAATTGATTCTTTGGAGGTGGTTCGTCAGCTCTTTGACCTTGATTTGCTGACCTCAGCTTTTTGGCATCAGTTTGCAATGACAGCCCATAGCGATGTTGGTTTGAATCCGGATAAATACCATGTTGAAATAACCGGTGGATTAAACGGATCCTTTGCAAACAACGATCTGTTTCATCTTGATCCTCAGGGAGGGCCACACGAACTGTTTGGCGAAGGACTAAAAAAGGCTGTTTATAATTTTATACATGGGGTCGGCCTGGATTGGCCGGTTGATGAGTGGTTTGAATTTAAAACACCTAAAACATTGTTGCCACCTCATTACCTTCAATCATTTCTAAAAGAAACAACAGAGATAAAAGAAACAGCCAGATGGATTTGGATGGGAGTATTGCCTGATTGTGAATTCTATCAGAAAAAGAAAGGTAAGAAGGTTGTTGAAATGGCTGAAATGAAGATTTATGCGCATACAAACACATATCATATCAACATCAAGAAAAATCTGGCAGAATGGATCATGGTGTGGTTACCACAGATAAGGTATCAATCAGATAATAACTTTAAAACTTCAGATTTGAGAGAGTCATTTCTTAATCATCTGTTGGGTGACTTTGATATTTTCCTCAATAGTTATACCTATAAGCAACTAAAAGAAGCCGGTTTGCTGGTTTTATGATTTAATAGCAATTTTTCGCAAACCGTTTCGGAAGAGTGTTTCTAATTATTTCAGGCTAGATAAAAGTTATTTAAATATCAATAAATCAGTTGTGTATAATGATTTTTATACTTTCGTAAGCACATGTGTTTTAGATTTCTTATCATCAATAACTTATCTTTACTTACAATATTAGTTCGTTAATAATTAGAAGGATATGAAGTAATTAATGCAGTTCAATATCCTGGTAAAACAGGAAAGTGTTTACTGCTTCCGACTTAAAACAAACGAACTAATAACTAACTAATCAATCGTTACTAATGAAGAATCTAATTGTTTCGGCTTTGCTGTTGAGCATTATTTTGATCAGTTGTCAAAGTCCTGAAAAAACCAATCAAAAGCCAGAAGTTCCATTTCTCTGGGAAAATGCCAATGTTTACTTTTTACTAACGGATCGTTTCCAGAACGGCAATTCAGAAAACGATATTAATTTTAACCGAACAGAAGAATGTGGCTTACTGCGCGGTTTTGAAGGTGGTGATTTTAAAGGTATCACTCAAAAAATAAAGGAAGGCTATTTTACTGATTTAGGCATTACCGCTTTGTGGTTTAGTCCGGTTGTTGAGCAAATACATGGAGCTGTTGATGAGGGAACAGGATTAACCTACGCCTTTCATGGTTATTGGGCAAAGGACTGGACTGCCTTCGAACCCAATTTTGGCACAGAACAGGAGTTTGCTGAATTGGTTGAAGCTGCTCATGCCAAAGGTATCCGGGTTTTAATGGATGTGGTTATTAATCATACAGGACCAGTGACACAACAGGATCCGGTTTGGCCGGAAGGTTGGGTGCGTCAACAACCACAATGCAAATATTCCGATTATGAATCTACGGTTTCATGTACTCTGGTTGAAAATCTGCCGGATGTTCTAACAGGTACTGACGAGGAAGTAGAAATTCCTGCTCAGCTGCTTGAGAAATGGGAAGCAGAAGGTCGTTTAGAAAAAGAAGTCAGTGAACTGGATGCATTCTTCTCTGCCACCGGTTATCCTCGTACTCCGCGTTACTATATCATCAAGTGGTTAACTGATTTTATCAGAAAATACGGAATTGATGGCTATCGTTTGGATACAACCAAACACACTGAGGAAGATGTATGGGGTGATTTATGGAAAGAAGCGGTTAAAGCTTTTGCTGAGTGGAAAGAAGCGAATCCGGATAAGGTTTTGGATAAAAACGACTTTTTTATGGTAGGTGAGGTCTATGGCTATGGAATATCCGGTGATCGACTTTATAACTTTGGTGATAAGCGGGTTGATTACTTTAATTATGGAATGAAAAGTCTGATTAATTTCGATTTTAAAGGTGATGCAAATAAAGCATATGAAGAACTATTTTCGTTATACAGTGCTAAATTAAACGGACCTCTGAAAGGACAGAGTGTGTTAAATTACATCACTTCTCATGATGATGGTTATCCATTTGATAAGGAAAGAATAAAAGCGATTGAAGCAGGGACCAGGTTACTGCTTTGTCCAGGAGCTTCTCAGGTGTACTATGGGGATGAATCGGGCAGAAGCCTGATAATTGAAGGGGCTGTTGGAGATGCTAATTTGCGTTCCCTAATGAATTGGGAGGATTTGCAGAATAATACTGAGATTCATGGAACACCAGCAAAAGATATATTAGTTCATTATCAAAAATTAGGAATGTTTCGCTCCGAACACCCTGCTGTTGGAGCTGGTGTACATACTATGATTCAGGAATCACCTTACTATTTTAAGAGAGAATACACAAATGGTGATTTTAAGGATGTTGTAGTTGTTGGGCTTGATCTGGCAAAAGGAGAGAAAAATATACCTGTAGAAGGAATCTTTAATGAAGGAGAAGAGCTGGTTGATTCATATTCAGGTATTAAAGTGAAAGTAAAGAATGGAGTAGTCAATTTGAACTCAGAATATAACATAGTGTTATTATCCAAATAGATTTAGATTGTATGAATACTAAATCCGGGCTTGTCCCGGATTTTTTTTATCTTCAAAATTCAAAATCAAGGCTATGAAAATTCCCTTTTATCAGGTAGATGCTTTTACAAATGAATTATTTAAAGGTAACCCGGCAGGTGTTTGCATTGTTGACGAGTATCCTGACAATGATGTGATGCAAAAGATTGCAGCTGAGAATAACCTACCAGAAACAGCTTTTGTGAAGCGTGTTACAAATGACCAATTTTTTATCAGATGGTTTACTCCGGTTGCTGAAGTGGATTTATGCGGGCATGCTACCTTAGCAAGTGCTTATGTGCTATTCGAACAGCATGGTTTTGAAAAAGATAAAATTGTGTTTGACACTCTTTACAGAGGGGTGTTGGAGGTGAGCAAGGAAGAAGATTGGTTTTGGTTGGATTTTCCAACCGATGAAATAAAGACTGCTGAAATCACAGAGGAGTTAAAAGCAGCATTTCCATTACGACCTGATTCTATATTAAAAGGTAAAACGGATTATATACTGGTTTACAGTCATCAAAAACAAGTGGAGGAAACTAAACCGGATTTTAGTAAGCTTGCCCTGGTTGATGCGCGCGGTGTAATAGTCACAGCTAAAGGAGATAAGGTCGATTTTGTTTCCCGTTTTTTTGCTCCTCAGATTGGTATAGATGAAGATCCGGTTACCGGTTCAGCTCATACATCATTAACACCTTATTGGTCAAAGGTCTTAGAAAAGAAAAGTTTACATGCTCTACAACTATCAGAAAGAGGCGGCGTTTTAAAATGTAATTTTTTAAGCAATCGTGTAACGATAGGAGGGCAGGCTCGTTTGTATTTAGAAGGGACTATTAAAATTTAAATGCTTTTGATAATAAAGTTTCTTTAAGAATATATTTTCATAGGAGTATTATTCATCCTTTTCCTCTGGTATTGCACTAATTCTGCCATAATAGCTTATAAAACTTCTGTTGTTACTGGTAATTCCAACAGTGGCAGAACCTCCGGAAAAGATGCTTATTCTTACTTTGTAAAAATCATTATCACTTACTTTAAAAATTACCTCAATTGAATTCTTACGTTCGTTTATTTCAATTTTCTTTTCAAGCATCTCACCTTTAAACTTCATACCTCCTTCTGTATTTCCGTAACTGGCTTGAAAAGCTCTTCCAAAAAATGGCATGTCTGAATCAGCATTATTATCTGTTATTTTTAAAAAACCAAAGTGGCTGCTTAAATCAAAGGAGCCTCCTCCGAGCGGAAGTGCGCGATCCGGAACAAACATGTAATTACCACTCTCAATTAATTGTAATGTTTCAGCAAACTCTTCCTTCTGTTTTTCTTTACGGCTATTTTTATCTTGTGAATAAGAGTTTTGAGAATAATTTAATCCAATTATACCAACAATGAATAGGGCAACAATTGTTTTCATGATAATTTGGTTATATTTTTACATAAAGTTATCAAAACATATGCCAAATAATCAAGACTTTTCGAATAAATTAAGGAGATGTTTTGTGTGTGGTAAATTATTCACAAGTAAAGGTTTAACATAGAACGCTCAGACTAATTTGGGTCTTTGATGTGTTTGAATGAGTAGGTTGTTTTAGTTAAATTATCCGTTATTAATGAAAAGAGTAAGTTTTCTTTTGATTGGCACGCTAATTTTTATTGCTTCTTTTGCACAGGAATCAGAATCATTTAAAGATAGACTATTTACGGGTGGCCAGATCGGATTAACCTTTGGAAGTTATACCAATGTAATGATTAGTCCAGTGTTGGGTGCCAGATTGAATGATAAAGTGTATGCCGGATTAGGCATTGAATATCAATATACAAAAGATAAAACCATTTCTCCATCCAGAACTTATAATCAATATGGAGGAAGATTATTTGCACAGTATAATGTTCTTCCATCTATTTTTGCACATGCTGAATTTGCAGGTTTGAGCATGGAACGATATAATTATTTACTTCAAAAAGAAAGAAATTTTGTACCCTTTTTATTTGTAGGTGGTGGTTACAGGCAATATCTAAGCAGAAGAAGTTTTGTTACTTTTCGTGTTTTATTTGATGTTCTGCAAGATGAAAATTCCCCGTACAAAGCATGGGATCCGGTATTTAGTGTTGGGTTTGGGATCGGTATCTAAAGGTATGATTTAAACCAATACATTGTAATTCCCAACCATTCCTTTATTAAAATAGACCAAGTATTTAGTGTGTTAATCGAAGGCAAGAAGTAATCTATTGGTTTTAAAGTAGTAAGACTTCGTAAAGGCTGAGTTGGGTAAGGTATGACTTCGATATTAAGTTTATCAAAACAACCTTTTGCCCGGGGCATATGAAATGCAGAAGTAATTAAAACATTTTGTCTGGTGGAGTTGAGCGAATCAATTATTTTACCTGTGTTTATTGCATTTTCGTATGTGTTACGCGATTTTGATTCAATCAGAATATTAGACTGGTCGATATTGATGGATTCGAGATATTTTAACATATAATCTGCCTCTGGCGTTTCATCAAAATATATATTAGCTGTTCCACCTGTAATGATGATTCGGTTGCTGTTGTTTAAATAATAAATTGGTAAAGCTTGTAATAATCGGTCAGCTGCCTGATTAAAACTAATTTGTTGTGTTTCTTCATCCATATTCGAATATCCACCCAGAACAATAATATTGTAAGATTGATTATCGGATAATTGCGGAATGCTGTACTGGGTTTCCCACTTTGATGTAACCAATTGAAAAAAAGCTGTATTCGAGAAAATAATTAGGTTTACGATTGCCCCAATACGCAATCTTCTTCTTGCTTTTCTATTTTTAATAAGTTGGGCACTAATTATTAATAACAGGCTCCAATTAAAGGGGTAAACCAAAAAAGACAACAGTTTAGAAAGAATGAAAAACATTTGTTACTGGTAAAATTTGCAGGTTTTCGCTATAAAATTAATTTTGTAATAGTGTCAAAAGTAATACATTAACCACACATTGAAAAAATACCGTTATGCATTTTAATCAACTATTGCGAGAACGTTATTCAATTCGGGAATATAAATCTCAGAAAGTTTCAAAAGCACTTTTAATGGAAGTATTAGAGGCAGGGAGATTAGCTCCGTCGGCTGCCAATAAGCAACCGTGGAAATTTATTGTTGTTTCGGAAGAGGATAACCTGAGTAAATTAAAAAGTGCATACAACAGGGAATGGTTTAAAAAAGTACCTCAGATCATTGTTGTTTGTGGCGATCACAGTGAATCGTGGAAGCGATCTTTTGATTCTAAAGATCATTGTGATATTGATATTGCCATTGCAGTTGATCATATGACAATCAGGGCCTCGGAATTAGGTCTGGGGACATGTTGGGTTTGTCATTTCGATCCTGTTTTGGTGAAAGATTTAATGCAACTGCCAGATAGTATTGAACCCATTGCATTACTTCCTATTGGATATCCTTTGGAGAACAAACCTCCATACAAAATTCGGAAGAATCTGGATGAAATAGTTTTTGAAGAACGATTTGGTAATCCTTTAAGAAAGTAATCTTTAAAACGATATTCCGGCACCTAAAGAGATCATACCAAAGTCACTGTATGAATAGGATGTTTGTAGGTTAAAAAAATAGATTCTTACCTGTGCTCCCAATTCATATTCCAAGGCCGAGAAATTGTAATTATTGGATATCGGATCAGTTTTTGTGCCTGTTTCACCGGGTATATCTGTATAGGTACCTTTGAACGATGAATCGATCGTTCGATTGCTGTATCCAACACTACCGTATATATCGACAACGGTAAAATGGGCACCCATTAAAAATTTACCGGAAATGTTTTTGCCCGTCATTTCCAGTGTTTGTCCGCTTTGGTCGTGAAAACTTATATCTGAGCTGGTCGTGATTTGAGAATAATTACCCATTAATG contains:
- a CDS encoding MBL fold metallo-hydrolase; the protein is MIEYCALASGSNGNCYYVGNENEAVLIDAGISHKQVLKRMKEVGLKIEKVKAVLISHEHSDHIRGLRVLSDLHKIDAYLTKTTQSKTRVHHQPFKVNVFEPGDVIEVGNIKVHSFAKKHDAIDPCSFRVELNGKSIGVMTDIGTACSNVKDHLQKCHAVFLESNYDEEMLLNGPYPVHLKSRVKSDHGHLSNDQAVKVVDKLKDTPLKTILLSHISADNNRPDIALKTFQVVSDRYQIFATSRYAPTEVFRLEPGSEVQEKADQLSLF
- a CDS encoding DMT family transporter, which codes for MKKEGTSYGIFLMLLSVIAFAIMATLVKSMAHVSTFVTVFVRFSVGVGILGILALFRKIDLKFVRSPLLLLRGISGAISVALFYFAIVKIGMGKGSVYSYSYPVFATLLSAIVLKEKVSTAKWILILSAFAGIVLVSLKFSEGDSGWSFGFYDILAICSAFTNAISILIVKKLHGTDSSYAIFFAQSIVGFWIFLIPANIPELTGPVSGSYVLIIIGVFSAMAQLLNTEGYRHVSIATGSPFHMLIPIVNVLIGVLVFNEAFSTLEMAGASLAVLSCLGIMLLNIKK
- a CDS encoding radical SAM protein codes for the protein MSKVLLVTPPLTQLNTPYPATLYLKGYFNTVGINSHQCDLGIELIDVLFSSKGLERVFSIGEQENSKSEDVARMLALRDEYISVVDVVMNFLRQPTTEQAYLICNTDLLPHGSRFAQLDDLDWLFGSMGLTDKAKHLCTLFLEDVGDFITTVVDSNFGFSRYAERLGRSATSFDHLYEALNAPLSLIDEIMLDLFSKHLKQFPCDLVAISIPFPGNLFGALRIGQWIKQNHPEIKVSWGGGFVNTELRSVSDPRVFEFVDFITLDDGEKPLQLLSKYLDGKHPLDDLMRTFILKDGVVTYINNEGQKDIAQKDTGAPDYTDLPLEKYISVVEVANPMFRLWSDGRWLKLTLAHGCYWGKCTFCDGSLDYIGRYEPNRATDIVDRMEQLMTQTGLNGFHFVDEAAPPMLLKEVALELLRRKLKVTWWTNIRFERSFTADVCRLLKLSGCIAVSGGLEVASDRILKLINKGVDLSQVTNVTSNFEEAGIMVHAYLMYGFPTQTIQETIDSLEVVRQLFDLDLLTSAFWHQFAMTAHSDVGLNPDKYHVEITGGLNGSFANNDLFHLDPQGGPHELFGEGLKKAVYNFIHGVGLDWPVDEWFEFKTPKTLLPPHYLQSFLKETTEIKETARWIWMGVLPDCEFYQKKKGKKVVEMAEMKIYAHTNTYHINIKKNLAEWIMVWLPQIRYQSDNNFKTSDLRESFLNHLLGDFDIFLNSYTYKQLKEAGLLVL
- a CDS encoding alpha-amylase family glycosyl hydrolase produces the protein MKNLIVSALLLSIILISCQSPEKTNQKPEVPFLWENANVYFLLTDRFQNGNSENDINFNRTEECGLLRGFEGGDFKGITQKIKEGYFTDLGITALWFSPVVEQIHGAVDEGTGLTYAFHGYWAKDWTAFEPNFGTEQEFAELVEAAHAKGIRVLMDVVINHTGPVTQQDPVWPEGWVRQQPQCKYSDYESTVSCTLVENLPDVLTGTDEEVEIPAQLLEKWEAEGRLEKEVSELDAFFSATGYPRTPRYYIIKWLTDFIRKYGIDGYRLDTTKHTEEDVWGDLWKEAVKAFAEWKEANPDKVLDKNDFFMVGEVYGYGISGDRLYNFGDKRVDYFNYGMKSLINFDFKGDANKAYEELFSLYSAKLNGPLKGQSVLNYITSHDDGYPFDKERIKAIEAGTRLLLCPGASQVYYGDESGRSLIIEGAVGDANLRSLMNWEDLQNNTEIHGTPAKDILVHYQKLGMFRSEHPAVGAGVHTMIQESPYYFKREYTNGDFKDVVVVGLDLAKGEKNIPVEGIFNEGEELVDSYSGIKVKVKNGVVNLNSEYNIVLLSK
- a CDS encoding PhzF family phenazine biosynthesis protein, with protein sequence MKIPFYQVDAFTNELFKGNPAGVCIVDEYPDNDVMQKIAAENNLPETAFVKRVTNDQFFIRWFTPVAEVDLCGHATLASAYVLFEQHGFEKDKIVFDTLYRGVLEVSKEEDWFWLDFPTDEIKTAEITEELKAAFPLRPDSILKGKTDYILVYSHQKQVEETKPDFSKLALVDARGVIVTAKGDKVDFVSRFFAPQIGIDEDPVTGSAHTSLTPYWSKVLEKKSLHALQLSERGGVLKCNFLSNRVTIGGQARLYLEGTIKI
- a CDS encoding DUF4251 domain-containing protein; translation: MKTIVALFIVGIIGLNYSQNSYSQDKNSRKEKQKEEFAETLQLIESGNYMFVPDRALPLGGGSFDLSSHFGFLKITDNNADSDMPFFGRAFQASYGNTEGGMKFKGEMLEKKIEINERKNSIEVIFKVSDNDFYKVRISIFSGGSATVGITSNNRSFISYYGRISAIPEEKDE
- a CDS encoding YdcF family protein yields the protein MFFILSKLLSFLVYPFNWSLLLIISAQLIKNRKARRRLRIGAIVNLIIFSNTAFFQLVTSKWETQYSIPQLSDNQSYNIIVLGGYSNMDEETQQISFNQAADRLLQALPIYYLNNSNRIIITGGTANIYFDETPEADYMLKYLESINIDQSNILIESKSRNTYENAINTGKIIDSLNSTRQNVLITSAFHMPRAKGCFDKLNIEVIPYPTQPLRSLTTLKPIDYFLPSINTLNTWSILIKEWLGITMYWFKSYL
- a CDS encoding nitroreductase family protein, which gives rise to MHFNQLLRERYSIREYKSQKVSKALLMEVLEAGRLAPSAANKQPWKFIVVSEEDNLSKLKSAYNREWFKKVPQIIVVCGDHSESWKRSFDSKDHCDIDIAIAVDHMTIRASELGLGTCWVCHFDPVLVKDLMQLPDSIEPIALLPIGYPLENKPPYKIRKNLDEIVFEERFGNPLRK